Proteins from one Paracoccus aminovorans genomic window:
- a CDS encoding aspartate/glutamate racemase family protein, with protein sequence MRILVVNVNTTETMTHGIGLQAQKVAAPGTEIVALTPRFGAESVEGNFESYLAAVGVMDAVMRYDQPFDAVIQAGYGEHGREGLQELLEVPVVDITEAAASTAMFLGHKYSVVTTLDRAVPMIEDRLKLAGLDARCASVRASGMAVLELETQPERAVEAIVEQAAAAVEQDHAEVICLGCGGMAELEAKVRERTGVPVVDGVASAVTIAEALVRMGLKTSKVRTYAPPRPKRITGFPLPSA encoded by the coding sequence ATGCGTATCCTCGTTGTGAACGTGAACACCACCGAAACGATGACCCACGGCATCGGCCTTCAGGCGCAGAAGGTCGCCGCGCCGGGAACCGAGATCGTTGCCCTGACCCCGCGCTTCGGCGCGGAATCGGTCGAGGGCAACTTCGAAAGCTACCTTGCCGCCGTCGGCGTCATGGATGCGGTGATGCGCTACGACCAGCCCTTCGATGCCGTGATACAGGCCGGCTACGGCGAACATGGCCGCGAAGGGTTGCAGGAGCTGCTGGAGGTGCCCGTGGTGGACATCACCGAGGCGGCCGCCTCGACCGCGATGTTCCTGGGGCACAAATATTCGGTCGTGACCACCCTCGACCGGGCGGTGCCGATGATCGAGGACCGGCTGAAGCTCGCCGGGCTCGATGCCCGCTGCGCCTCGGTCCGGGCCAGCGGCATGGCGGTGCTGGAGCTTGAAACCCAGCCCGAGCGCGCGGTCGAAGCCATCGTCGAACAGGCCGCCGCCGCCGTCGAGCAGGACCATGCCGAGGTGATCTGCCTCGGCTGCGGCGGCATGGCCGAGCTGGAGGCCAAGGTGCGCGAGCGGACCGGCGTGCCGGTGGTCGACGGGGTGGCCTCGGCGGTCACCATCGCCGAAGCATTGGTGCGCATGGGGCTTAAAACCTCGAAGGTGCGCACCTACGCCCCGCCCCGGCCGAAGCGGATCACGGGTTTTCCCCTGCCGTCCGCATAA
- a CDS encoding GntR family transcriptional regulator yields MLNTRAQTALVGALRRGELRAGQFVSMPQLVDVLGLPLAAVREATRHASASGWLEIIPKRGVQIMDARPELIRDSLDLRMVLDQEGARRRIQDQTALADLDALRRSHEQMLEAAGGPASAELSPRAIAVDLSLHDFLAGGLDNPLLRASYDANRIRIAIIQRVRPFVQERILSAMQEHLAIIDAVQAGDAAAAVEAIAHHCRRTQHWWGVPTTFPPRDHSPA; encoded by the coding sequence ATGCTGAATACGCGCGCGCAGACTGCGCTGGTCGGGGCGCTGCGCCGGGGCGAGCTGCGGGCGGGGCAGTTCGTGTCGATGCCCCAGCTGGTCGATGTGCTGGGCCTGCCGCTGGCGGCGGTGCGCGAGGCGACGCGGCATGCCAGCGCCTCGGGCTGGCTGGAGATCATCCCCAAGCGCGGGGTGCAGATCATGGATGCGCGGCCCGAGCTGATCCGCGACAGCCTGGACCTGCGCATGGTGCTGGACCAGGAGGGCGCGCGCCGCCGCATCCAGGACCAGACCGCGCTTGCCGATCTGGACGCGCTGCGCCGGTCGCACGAGCAGATGCTCGAGGCGGCGGGCGGTCCCGCGTCGGCCGAGCTGTCGCCGCGGGCCATCGCCGTCGATCTGTCGCTGCACGATTTCCTGGCCGGGGGCCTGGACAACCCGCTGCTGCGCGCCAGCTACGACGCCAACCGCATCCGCATCGCCATCATCCAGCGCGTCCGGCCCTTCGTGCAGGAACGCATCCTGTCGGCGATGCAGGAACATCTGGCGATCATCGACGCGGTGCAGGCAGGCGATGCCGCCGCCGCGGTGGAAGCCATCGCCCATCATTGTCGCCGCACCCAGCATTGGTGGGGCGTGCCGACAACCTTCCCGCCGCGGGACCATTCCCCGGCCTGA
- a CDS encoding NCS1 family nucleobase:cation symporter-1, with protein sequence MNLNTAETGQDHLHGVALHEAIPPGVSPGLYNRDLAPTKQEGRTWSAYNIFALWANDVHSLGNYSFAIGLFALGLGGWQILAALLFGALFLFVLLNLSGYMGIKTGVPFPVMSRISFGTRGAQIPALIRGGVAIVWFGIQTYLASMVLDVLLIALMPSLASLSQQMLLGLSVLGWISFSILWVVQVVIACYGMESIRKYEAFAGPVILITFVALAGWVLYSAGGTLRWSPPNALTGGAMWAQILGGASLWVAIYGTFVLNFCDFTRGAVSRKAVVMGNFWGIPINMLIFGMIVVILTGGQLVIDGTLIQSPTDVVQKIPNTPLLVLASLSLLILTIAVNLMANFVAPAFALANLMPRQLNFRRAAVVSAVIGFVILPWNLYNSPVVIVYFLGGLGAFLGPLFGIVMADYWLIRKQQVDVPALYSDDTAGPYHYVNGINPAAIKALVPSAAISLMFAFLPALHSLSQFSWFIAAGLGALFYWLIAPKGLRYADRDGESIAVAIHH encoded by the coding sequence ATGAACCTGAACACCGCCGAAACCGGCCAGGACCACCTGCACGGCGTCGCCCTGCACGAGGCCATCCCGCCGGGCGTCTCGCCCGGCCTCTACAACCGCGACCTTGCCCCCACCAAGCAGGAAGGCCGCACCTGGAGCGCCTACAACATCTTCGCCCTCTGGGCCAATGACGTGCACAGCCTGGGCAACTACTCCTTCGCCATCGGACTTTTCGCGCTCGGGCTGGGCGGATGGCAGATCCTGGCCGCGCTGCTGTTCGGCGCGCTGTTCCTGTTCGTCCTGCTGAACCTGTCGGGCTACATGGGCATCAAGACCGGCGTGCCCTTCCCGGTGATGAGCCGCATCAGCTTCGGCACCCGCGGCGCGCAGATCCCGGCGCTGATCCGGGGCGGCGTCGCCATCGTCTGGTTCGGCATCCAGACCTACCTGGCCTCGATGGTGCTGGACGTGCTGCTGATCGCGCTGATGCCCAGCCTCGCCTCGCTGTCGCAGCAGATGCTGCTGGGCCTTTCGGTGCTGGGCTGGATCAGCTTCAGCATCCTCTGGGTCGTCCAGGTGGTCATCGCCTGCTACGGCATGGAGAGCATCCGCAAATACGAAGCCTTCGCCGGCCCGGTGATCCTGATCACCTTCGTGGCGCTGGCGGGCTGGGTGCTTTACAGCGCCGGCGGGACGCTGCGCTGGTCGCCGCCGAACGCGCTGACCGGCGGTGCGATGTGGGCGCAGATCCTGGGCGGGGCCTCGCTCTGGGTGGCGATCTACGGCACGTTCGTGCTGAACTTCTGCGACTTCACCCGGGGCGCGGTCTCGCGCAAGGCGGTGGTCATGGGCAATTTCTGGGGCATCCCGATCAACATGCTGATCTTCGGGATGATCGTGGTGATCCTGACCGGCGGCCAGCTGGTGATCGACGGCACGCTGATCCAGAGCCCGACCGACGTGGTGCAGAAGATCCCGAACACGCCGCTGCTGGTCCTGGCCAGCCTGTCGCTGCTGATCCTGACCATCGCCGTGAACCTGATGGCGAATTTCGTGGCCCCGGCCTTCGCGCTGGCGAACCTGATGCCGCGGCAGCTGAACTTCCGCCGCGCCGCCGTGGTCAGCGCCGTCATCGGCTTCGTGATCCTGCCCTGGAACCTCTACAATTCGCCGGTGGTGATCGTCTATTTCCTGGGCGGCCTCGGCGCCTTCCTGGGGCCGCTGTTCGGGATCGTGATGGCCGACTACTGGCTGATCCGCAAACAGCAGGTGGACGTGCCGGCGCTCTACAGCGACGATACGGCCGGTCCCTATCACTATGTGAACGGCATCAACCCGGCGGCGATCAAGGCGCTGGTGCCCTCGGCCGCGATCTCGCTGATGTTCGCCTTCCTGCCGGCGCTGCATTCGCTGTCGCAGTTCTCGTGGTTCATCGCCGCCGGGCTCGGGGCGCTGTTCTACTGGCTGATCGCACCCAAGGGCCTGCGCTATGCCGACCGGGACGGCGAATCCATCGCCGTGGCCATCCATCACTGA
- a CDS encoding TonB-dependent siderophore receptor, whose amino-acid sequence MSYPAAIRPARLLGALLLSTLVLAGGTIAASRPAAAQESVQGVAFSIPAGPLGQALLVWGRQAGVQISYLDAVTSGKTTTGLSGNLRPEQALARLLSGSGLRYSFSDPRSVVISGRSTAGATAPDGSVVLDAITLNASGATTEGSGSYTTGEAGIARGADSLKEVPQSVTVVTRQALDDQNLTTIEQAMAKTPGIVANREATSAPNFYARGFKINNYQIDGMGTAYESSFRPDFDLAIYDRIEVLRGAEGLFSGAGEPGGSVNLARKRPTERFQSSLALSYGSWNNRRIETDISGPLTRDGSLRGRVVGAWQDRDFFYAPADQKKRVLYGVLEYDLTPDTTISAGISQQRQKGNTWFLGLPTWSDFQLLDIDRGRALNTDWSYADRKITDVFAGVEHRFGADWVLKFSAMRQKFDSDTLRINPTGPIDRETGTFADVFSRYEETGNHSKAADLNLQGRFRAWGREHRLLVGADWRDSDAHQNMYSLSEVFAPGTIGLDNFDQLNGVRPEVLYPWFTFPAYGATQKGLYGRLQLEATDRLHIIVGGRYGNYEYSSLNDYYDSETGALLSSTKTGFKDTGIFTPYAAAIYDVTPDWSVYASLTEIYKPQANYLSGPPDRARPLDPITGRNYELGAKGSLMGGALNASAALYRIERKGEAALDPAYPESSDGTGLSCCYVAQGRIVSEGLDLELSGEIAPDWQLFAGYTWNHNKNTRDDMVFSALTLRHMLKLWTDYTLPGDWSKWTLGGGVTVKSAQATAGTARIAGVTQAYRIEQGGYAVWDAHVGYRIDDRWQMALNVNNIFDKRYYSALGTPTGGNWYGEPRSATLTLRGRF is encoded by the coding sequence ATGTCATATCCGGCTGCGATCCGGCCGGCGCGGCTGCTGGGAGCCTTACTGCTTTCCACGCTGGTGCTGGCAGGCGGCACCATCGCCGCCAGCCGCCCCGCGGCGGCGCAGGAAAGCGTGCAGGGCGTGGCCTTCTCGATTCCCGCCGGGCCGCTGGGCCAGGCGCTGCTGGTCTGGGGGCGTCAGGCCGGGGTGCAGATTTCCTATCTGGACGCCGTCACCTCGGGCAAGACCACGACCGGCCTGTCGGGCAACCTGCGCCCGGAGCAGGCGCTGGCGCGGCTGCTGTCGGGCTCGGGCCTGCGCTACAGCTTTTCCGATCCGCGCAGCGTGGTGATCTCCGGCCGTTCCACGGCGGGCGCGACGGCACCGGACGGGTCGGTCGTGCTGGATGCGATCACGCTGAACGCTTCCGGGGCGACGACGGAAGGCAGCGGCTCTTATACGACCGGCGAGGCCGGCATCGCCCGCGGCGCGGACAGCCTGAAAGAGGTGCCGCAATCCGTCACCGTCGTCACCCGCCAGGCGCTGGACGACCAGAACCTGACCACGATCGAACAGGCGATGGCCAAGACCCCCGGCATCGTCGCCAACCGCGAGGCGACCAGCGCGCCGAACTTCTATGCCCGCGGCTTCAAGATCAACAACTACCAGATCGACGGTATGGGCACGGCCTATGAATCCTCGTTCCGGCCGGATTTCGACCTGGCGATCTATGACCGCATCGAGGTGCTGCGCGGCGCCGAGGGGCTGTTTTCCGGCGCCGGCGAGCCCGGCGGCAGCGTGAACCTGGCCCGCAAGCGCCCGACGGAGCGGTTCCAGTCCAGCCTCGCCCTGTCCTATGGCAGCTGGAACAACCGCCGCATCGAGACCGACATCAGCGGCCCGCTGACCCGCGACGGGTCGCTGCGCGGCCGGGTGGTCGGCGCCTGGCAGGACCGCGACTTCTTCTATGCGCCAGCCGATCAGAAGAAGCGGGTACTTTACGGCGTGCTGGAATACGACCTGACGCCCGACACCACGATCAGCGCCGGCATCAGCCAGCAGCGGCAAAAGGGCAATACCTGGTTCCTGGGCCTGCCGACCTGGAGCGATTTCCAGCTGCTGGACATCGACCGCGGCCGGGCGCTGAACACCGACTGGTCCTATGCCGACCGCAAGATCACCGATGTCTTCGCCGGCGTCGAGCACCGCTTCGGGGCGGATTGGGTATTGAAATTCTCGGCCATGCGGCAGAAGTTCGATTCCGACACGCTGCGGATCAACCCGACCGGCCCCATCGACCGCGAGACCGGCACATTCGCCGATGTCTTTTCGCGCTACGAAGAGACCGGCAACCACTCCAAGGCGGCCGACCTGAACCTGCAGGGCCGGTTCCGCGCCTGGGGACGCGAGCACAGGCTGCTGGTCGGCGCCGACTGGCGCGACAGCGACGCGCATCAGAACATGTATTCGCTGAGCGAGGTCTTTGCCCCGGGCACCATCGGGCTGGACAATTTCGACCAGCTGAACGGCGTCCGTCCCGAGGTGTTGTATCCCTGGTTCACCTTCCCGGCCTATGGCGCCACGCAGAAGGGGCTTTACGGTCGGCTGCAGCTGGAGGCGACGGACCGGCTGCACATCATCGTCGGCGGCCGCTACGGCAACTACGAATACAGCTCGCTCAACGACTATTACGACAGCGAGACGGGGGCGCTGCTGTCCTCGACCAAGACCGGGTTCAAGGATACCGGCATCTTCACCCCCTATGCCGCGGCGATCTATGACGTCACCCCGGATTGGAGCGTCTATGCCAGCCTGACCGAGATCTACAAGCCGCAGGCGAATTACCTGTCGGGCCCGCCGGATCGGGCCAGGCCGCTGGACCCGATCACCGGCCGCAACTACGAGCTGGGCGCCAAGGGCAGCCTGATGGGCGGCGCGCTGAACGCCTCCGCCGCGCTCTATCGCATCGAGCGCAAGGGCGAGGCGGCGCTGGACCCGGCCTATCCCGAAAGCAGCGACGGCACCGGCCTGTCCTGCTGCTATGTCGCGCAGGGCCGCATCGTCAGCGAGGGCCTGGACCTGGAACTGTCGGGCGAGATCGCGCCGGACTGGCAGCTGTTCGCCGGCTATACCTGGAACCACAACAAGAACACCCGCGACGATATGGTGTTCAGCGCCCTGACGCTGCGCCACATGCTGAAGCTGTGGACGGATTACACCCTGCCGGGCGATTGGTCGAAATGGACCCTGGGCGGCGGCGTGACGGTGAAAAGCGCGCAGGCCACCGCCGGCACGGCGCGGATCGCGGGCGTGACCCAGGCTTACCGCATCGAACAGGGCGGCTATGCGGTCTGGGATGCGCATGTCGGCTATCGGATCGACGACCGCTGGCAGATGGCCCTGAACGTGAACAACATTTTCGACAAGCGCTATTACTCGGCGCTGGGGACGCCCACCGGCGGCAACTGGTATGGCGAGCCTCGGAGCGCCACGCTGACCTTGCGCGGGCGGTTCTGA
- a CDS encoding FecR family protein has product MRPGPEDRPEPDHRASRLLDEAIDLVIRRQNAPESAATLQAIAAWRGRSADHDRIWRRVTEAHGLSGSALGGSAKPALTRRNLLLAGAVGLGAGALGTWGLPAMRLRLQADQLTATAELLPMAWGDGTRITLGPASAMATAQQQGGTRSIRLLQGMAWFDVAPDPARPLVLRLNDGVEMRTAGGAFEVSQDAGVVNLAVARDSVELIAPSRASIAAGQWIRLDAENGRHETGSRDGALAGAWRTGTVVAEAEPLQTLVARIARWLPGRVVVADAAIGRARISGLFDISDPERALDTAVRPTGGRLRRVSGLLTVISSV; this is encoded by the coding sequence ATGCGCCCCGGACCCGAAGATCGGCCGGAACCGGACCATCGCGCGTCCCGCCTGCTGGATGAAGCCATCGATCTGGTGATCCGGCGGCAGAACGCGCCGGAAAGCGCCGCGACGCTGCAGGCGATCGCCGCCTGGCGGGGCCGCAGCGCCGATCACGACCGCATCTGGCGGCGGGTGACCGAGGCGCATGGGCTAAGCGGCAGCGCCCTGGGCGGATCGGCGAAACCTGCGCTGACGCGGCGCAACCTGCTGCTGGCGGGGGCGGTCGGCCTGGGGGCCGGGGCTCTGGGGACCTGGGGCCTGCCCGCCATGCGGTTGCGGCTGCAGGCGGACCAGTTGACCGCCACCGCGGAATTGCTGCCGATGGCCTGGGGGGACGGCACGCGGATCACGCTGGGTCCGGCCAGCGCCATGGCGACGGCGCAACAACAGGGCGGGACGCGCTCCATCCGCCTGTTGCAGGGCATGGCCTGGTTCGACGTCGCGCCCGATCCGGCGCGTCCCCTGGTCCTGCGGTTGAACGACGGCGTCGAAATGCGGACGGCCGGCGGCGCCTTCGAGGTGTCGCAGGATGCGGGCGTGGTCAATCTTGCCGTGGCGCGCGACTCGGTCGAGCTGATCGCCCCGTCCCGCGCCAGCATCGCGGCCGGGCAGTGGATCCGCCTTGATGCCGAAAACGGCCGGCACGAGACGGGCAGCCGCGACGGTGCCCTGGCCGGTGCCTGGCGCACCGGCACCGTCGTGGCCGAGGCCGAGCCGCTGCAAACCCTGGTCGCGCGCATCGCGCGCTGGCTGCCCGGCCGTGTGGTGGTCGCGGATGCCGCCATCGGCCGCGCGCGGATCAGCGGGCTCTTCGACATCTCGGATCCCGAACGCGCGCTGGATACCGCCGTCCGGCCGACCGGCGGGCGGTTGCGCCGGGTCTCGGGCTTGCTGACGGTTATCTCCAGCGTCTGA
- a CDS encoding RNA polymerase sigma factor → MAWDFQSLFQRHAPGIARSLRRRGLDAEAAADLTQDAFARVIAHGPAQDVSDCLSRAYLYRVARNLGINHAKRQALVLSLPLERPEAQRALACAPDGEAILASREQLRLVAEVLAGLPERQRRAFLLHRIEGLPIARIADQIGLSPTRTWELVRDSYRRIVLRAGGL, encoded by the coding sequence ATGGCCTGGGATTTTCAGAGCCTTTTCCAGCGGCACGCGCCGGGCATCGCCCGTTCGCTGCGCCGGCGCGGGCTGGATGCCGAGGCCGCGGCGGATCTGACCCAGGACGCCTTCGCAAGGGTCATCGCCCACGGGCCGGCCCAGGACGTTTCCGACTGCCTGTCGCGGGCCTATCTTTACCGGGTGGCGCGCAATCTGGGCATCAATCACGCGAAGCGGCAGGCCCTGGTGCTTTCGCTGCCGCTGGAACGGCCCGAGGCGCAGCGCGCGCTGGCCTGCGCGCCGGACGGCGAGGCGATCCTCGCCTCGCGGGAACAGCTGCGGCTGGTGGCGGAGGTTCTGGCCGGCCTGCCGGAACGGCAGCGGCGGGCGTTCCTGCTGCATCGGATCGAGGGGCTGCCCATCGCCCGCATCGCCGACCAGATCGGGCTGTCTCCGACCCGGACCTGGGAGCTGGTCCGCGACAGCTATCGCCGGATCGTGCTGCGGGCCGGAGGGCTTTGA